CTCGGGCCCCTGGCTTCCTCCGCAGGGCGAcggagggaggaggggaagaCAGTCGCCCCCAAACTTCAGCCTGCAGCCTCCTGCTCAAGGACACGCAGAGGTCAAGTCTCAGCGCGAGAACAGCTACCTGAAGTCTCAGCTCAGCTCTTTGAGCAAGGAAGTGGCTCAGCTGAAGAAACTTTTCACAGAGCAGCTCATGGCCAACGTCAACTAGGAAGCGCTCCTCCTTCAGGAAACCGTTCTGAAAGATCACCGTTGACTCTTTGAACTGAAACCTGGAACAATTTGTAAAAAATTGCCGCAAGAAGGCTGCAAAGTAATACTTTAATGACTTGAAtaggtaccggtactttttttttttaaagaaaataacagaggacagtccccgcccccccccaaaaaataattcccaaatGCTGACCCCCGAGATGTGCGGATGTTCACTGTACTTTTCATTTGGATTCTCCGATGCACTGTGACAACTCAAGACTGCAGATACCATGGCACCGTCTCAACATTTTCGGCAAGCGAGAGTTTGTCGTCGTGACCTCATAAGATTGCAAAAGCTTTGCACTGTTCAGACAAGTCAGCTCAATCACTGGAAACCGATAGCGGATGGCAGGTACACGCAAGGTCGAGGTAATCTCGGACAAACACGAGACTCGAGTTTCCTTCGGTGCGCTAACTGACGTTTATCGACGCACTACTACGTGTTTATTCTCAAGCAAAGCAGTCAAACACTGTTACCGTCTTGTTGTTTGTGAACTTCTCTATTCGAGTTTAAATGTTgtctgtatatttttatttcaactcaaataaacatttgataAAGTCACGACGATTGTAGGATGGTTCATGTTCACGTCTTAGTCAATCAAGTCCATCCAAAGTGTTGAGACTTGTGTTCGAGAAATGCACAAACGGCGCTTCGGGCTCACGCTTCAGTTTTATCACCCGGTGCGAAAATATTAAATGCAAATCTCAAAGTCGAACACAAAACTGACCATCTCTGGGATCTAGTATGAATATGAATATTCGTTTGCGACTCTCAAGTCATCCGTTTCTCGTCTCACCGAGTCAATTGGTTGGGTTGCTTTCATTTTCGTTTTGTTGACCGCCAGGGGGCGGCAAAGACAGCAGCATTGACGGTCACTGTCGAGTCGAATtcgttttcatcatcatcatcatgcaaaTAAGGCACGATCCTTTTGTTCTTGTTCCACTTAATCCACCTCAATATTTGTGTAAACCACAACCAGGTAAATTCATCCATGTTATGTCGAGTTTATCCTCCCtatgggggggggttgctgaccTGGAGCTGAAGGCCGTCCCTAGCTGACTTTTGGGGGTGAAGTGTGGTAcgccctcaaagaacatgacCTGCTCAACATGGCTGCAACAACGATTGTCTCATACGTTTGAGAgttctatttttaaaatgaaatgcggTGGAACGGAAAGATAAAGAGGCCGCCGATACGCGACAGATGCTGCAGGTgtggagcaggaaggagaaaggAATGCGATTTAATGAAGCCGCCGCATTATGTTACTACTCTCATCTACGTAACTCTCACAACCCCCTTTTTCCCCCAATCTgttgcccccccaccaccaccaccaccatccttttttttcagtcaaaggaTAAAGCCTGTTGCTAGGCAGGCAATGCGACAGTTGCCATGGGAACGCTTGCAGACAgaactgggggtggggggggggctgcacggGTGGGGATAAGgatggggtggaaaaaaaagaagaaaggaacgATGTTGAGACAGAGagaatgtgtgtttttatggGGGAGGGGCATCCATGTGCATATGCGGCCAATGCTTGGGCTCCTTCGGTGCTATTTGTCTCCTTCATCCGCgccgggggggggacaaagagtGGCATTCCAGATCATCCCTTTATGAAATCCAAATTTAAATACGCTTTAAGTCTCTAAATCAAACGTGCGGATGATACTGGTTGAATGTCACAATTCAGACTGGCTGAACTGTGAttggacaaaagaaaacaaaaaggcaaataATGGCGCAGGGGGGGTTTTCGCAGCTGGTTCTTGCTGGAGTCACCCGAAGTCATGTTTGGAAGGGTTgttcaaaacaaacacttttgcGGCTGCGTCTTGCGCGCGCGTCGGCATCCATTGCCGCAATCGCTCCGCCTTTTCTGATTCGCGGCCCGATTTGACATCCTCAGTCAGTCCTGGACCGACAGCGTTTGACGTCCGTAGCCGCGCCCCCTCCATCATCccggccccgcccccctccggtTCCCTTCTGCAATGGGATTCGAAGGCGCGGGGTAGAAGGGGAGGGGGCGGAACTCGGAGAGAAACAAAAAACGTGACTAGGCACCCAAAGCGTCCTGTTATGCAACAACTGACCTACTAACATACATTTAGACGCCGAGAGAGAAGGGCAAAATTGGGAGAGGGAGGAATCGGAGCAAACATGACACGAGCAAGCCACTGAGATCGACATCCACTGTGCTCGCGCGCCTCCTTTGAGAACGCGCACTGAACGGAGAAGCTGGAGTTGTTTGGCAAAATTGGCGGAGGGCCGAGCGTTTTGGACGATGagacgacatcagacaacacgCCGATCGGTGCCCGCTGTGGATTCTGTCGCGCAAGCCACTGAGTGAGTTTGTTGGCGATTTTCGGTTATTTTCTCGAGCTCAACGACTGGTTCGTCACATTAAAAGGGACCTTGGGAGCAATTCTGGTGGTCAACGATGTGAGGGTCTTCACGTGAGAGAAAAGACCGGACGACaacattattttacaataaGTCCGTCATTCATCATTTGGATCCTTGATCAGCTCCGTTTCGTCTCTACACTCGCATCCACAGCACACGTGGTTTGGTAGCGTGCATATAATTACACGACTATTCCGGGAATAACAtgaatacattattattattattattattgtcgccGTTATTATCGCAATTATCACAATGACCGCGATTATTATTAGCATGCTTGCGATCATCATTCCACCCTTCACTCTTGCTCTCCTTCAAGATGTGTTGGATGTTGGCGACCTATTTGGACGAGTTGTGGGTTAGTAGGCTAGTCGGCGCAGACGAGCGGAGCGCCGGGCTCGGCGGACACACTTTTGCGCGTCACGTGTAGCCGCTTCGCTTCTTTGGAAAGGTTAACGCGGCTGTGCGCTCCTCCGGCTTAACCCTTCAGTCCCCGCCCAAGAAGCCGCAAAACACAAACCGAGAAGAGGCGAAGTCAGACGCGATCGAGCCGCGAGGTGCCTCGTGGTGACGTCAGGATCGTGATATTTCTCATTAAAACGGGAGCCCCCCTCCCTCGCCCCCTTCATTATATAGACAGATAGAAGACTGGTGGGGTTAACCGGCGTTGGGTGACTGCAACTGCTGCAAGGTGAGGTGGGGAACATGTGGATCAAATGTGGGTCAGACGAGGGTCATTGATCACATTGAGCACATTTGCAGCGTTTATTTGCGTAGTGATTGTTGATTTTGGATGCGTTGTAGCCCAACTCGGGATCCAGCTAAATATGCACGAGTGTGATTTGAAGACAGTACAACAAAGAAGGCACGCCGCCGGTCCAAGTACAACCACGACCACTCATGATGGGCAAACAACAACTATACTGTTTCATTCCGTTTTAAGATTAAAAATGGAGTCGAACAGATTAAAAACAGTGGGCAAAGCTATTACGTGAGCTCATCGATCCAAACCAATTTCTAGAAATCGGGTTATTACGCAATCAGGGGAAACCGTCGGTGTGTGGCGTGTGGGGCGGCGTACAGCGGGTCTCCGCGCCGGCTATAAATGTAGGTCACAACACTCCCTGTGGGAGGTGAGGCACAAAAACCAAAGGCCTGGTCGTGCACCGCTGTCACAAGTCCAAACTTTGACTAAAAGTCGACTGTAAGGACACTGAACCCCATTTTGGACGTTGTTTAGTTATTCACGTTATGAGAAGAGGCCACTTCACAAAGTATGAGACAAGTGGATTGTCTGGTTTTCGGGGGCACATGTGAGATGATAACATGTGTGGCGCTTTGTTATTGCGTTGCGGTTGTTGCTGCAAGCGCAGGCGAATTACAGCGTTTAGTAGGCCAAGGGAGCACATGTGAGCGGCCAAACACATGGACTGAGTCACtcggctttttctttttttttttttttttccttttccagtgAGAGAGGCCTGATACGGCCGCGTGTTCTTGGAACAAGGATCCAGTTTCGATAGGGCTCCACCTTGCTGGCAGGCTTTTTCTtgagcccccgcccccatccctccatgttttttttttaagtggacaaAGTCTGCACCCAGATTTGGAATTCACACCGACCCCACTTGTGGCATCACCCCCACAACTTTACGTCACGTGCCAtatagcgaccccccccccccccctccttaggACGAAGGGGACTGTTTCATCATTCCCCTTCTTTTGAGCCATGTGCCTTTTATTTTTGGGCCGGCTCCTATTTCCTGAAATGCTCGGCGGCAACACGTGTCGGGGGGGGGAACGAACTCAATACACTGTTTCCAGTGAGCGATGCCACATTTAGAGTCTTGCAGTTTTAGGGCTCGGTGGTTTGCGTTGAACGAGCGCAACTTGGATGTTTTTATCATTCCACAAGTGCCAGAGAGAGAGTCGGCGATGACACGTGACGTGTTCGAGAAATTTCAAGGAGCGATCTAGGTCACGGCCACGTACAGTACTTAGATCAGGAGATCAGGTTTGCCTGCTGGAGCCTAATCTCTCTTGATAGAGTTGAGTCATAAATGCCAGTTACTCATGCGAGTTAAATTGCTGCATTCATTTGCCAGgtcaaaaaagttaaaaaaaaaaaaaaaaaagaaaaagggcgaGTGAGAGAAAAGCAAAGGAGGAGCGTGAGCTGCAACTCAGACGAGTAACCAACGGGGCTCACCTAATAAgggcgatggggggggggtgctgatgAATCATCTGCTTTTGATCACGTCACCCTATGTTGATTGTTGGGGCTTTGACATCGGATGTGACCCCCCCACATACTTTTTGTCAATGGTGACACGTTCCTTGCGTCAATGCAATCTCTACGTTGTTGCAGTCACTCCCGGTATCAAGCGGCCATCTCATCCTTTGTTGCACTTTGATTCATTTCTTTGTCTGCTTCCTCCTCTCCACCATGCTGCAATTTtacacattctctctctctttttttttttttttctcatgtctcCCATcccgtttttgtcttttgatctcCGGCTGCTCTCTCAGTGGTTGCATCTCGCTGCAGTTCTGCTGACCTAGATTCTGTACAGTGGAGGCAAAACGGACTTTCTGGGTCAGTGGGGCAACCTGTGCGAAACGTGTTTCTTTTCCCAAATCGGCCTCACCGAGCACATAACCGGTTTTGTCCTCGTCCGGCTTTGAAGTTGAACAATGATTCTTTGAAACGGCAGAAAATATGCCCAAGCGCATGATGTTAACGTTTCGGCACGTTGTATACTTGTAGCGTTACATCATCACGGGGTCGCtttatttgggggaaaatgACAATATAAGAGATACATACTGTACGTTTAGTTCGTATCATGCCACTGCTTTTAAGACGGTCTAATAGGAAAACAATGTCACCGAGAAGAGCAGATGTGGATTAATACCTACGGCGGCCCTTAAACTTGATCGGGTGTTACACGAATACTCCTTCCCGTCGACTTAAGTCAACACATGTGCAAAAGTTCATCGTTCACCGATTTCCCCTCCGCGGACGGACGGGCAGCTTGGTCTTTTGTGTTTCATCTGTGACGCAGACGTCATGAAAACACAGACCGCCTTCATGTTGTAGCAAATGTGATCAAGCGTTGTCAGACCTGCTTCCGACCCTCATTCTTTCTTTCAAAGGGGCCCTTGACCTATATTTATCAATAATTCCCAGctcacttcccccccccccaaacacacacacacacacttaggccTGAACATGTCATGCctctgtctcatttttttccttgaccTGCACTGGCTGGTTGCCTTTGTCTGCCTTATCTGCTCTCCCCGCATCACTGATTCGTCACGGAGTTGTTTTGGTGAAGAATGCTGCCACATTCCTCTGAGGCTGAATGCACAGGGGGTGGtatgggggagaggggggggctgTTTTCAAAAGTGTTTACACATGGGGGAATTCTCACTGGAAAAGGCAAGCGGGGCTGCTCCTGCCTCATCCACAAAGACCCCCCCGGAACGACCTTTGACCCACTTATACCTTGAATTTGAACGTCCAGCCTCTGATGCAGTGCTTTGCCGCCGGCATATCCCAAAAAGCTCACGTGAGTGACGAGATAAAAACGGGACCCTAAGCCTCGCGGTGAACCCGGTGACCACATGACATCATCGGCTAAGGGTTAAGGGTCATCGGTTTGCCGACATTGCGGATCAATAGCGGAGCACAGAGGTCAGACGGTATCGTTAGACCTCCTCTGGTTGGTTGCCATGGGACCCGACATGCAAAATGCTAACATGGCTTTTGTCACCGCGCGCACGCAACGGAAAAAACGGGGACGGGGGATCGAAGACGATCTCATTTTGGCTCTTGGATGCAAATCTGTCAGCGGTTGCGCAAAATGATcgtgtcttttgtttgttttgatgtctTCAGCTTTTAATCTCGACGCCGACGAGAGAGATCAGAGAAGGCGGGAAAACGAGCAAGAGGCGCCAAGAGGCTGACGGACTCGCGTGCAGATCTGGGGTAGGTACGACGTTTCCCGATTTACTCAAttctggaaaacaaaagaaaaaaaaacacgatccaCCTGCAAgtaaataacacattttcttggattcaattccagcttcagcGTCTCAGTCAGGAATTGGAGCTCGAGTAGCAACAAGTCGATCAATGAGGCGGCGAGCTGCTCTTTTTGGCTCATTTGGACACTTGATCCGCCTCCGGTCTGAGCCGCACTTCCAGTAACTTGACCCGTCGAGATCTTCGAAAGGGTCGAGCGACGTCCCCTTTATCTGCGACCCGTTGTTTTGGTTCAGTCTCCCGTTCAAACTGGATCCTACCGGACAAGAATGGAAAATCTGACTTCAGTCCTCCAAAACTCCGGAAGTAGCATCACCTGCCTGGAGACCTTCGCCGGCTATGAGGAGTCCATGCCGTCTCTCCAAGGGACGCCGCCTCGCATAGGCCGGATCCTCAAACCCAAAGGCAACATGAGCTGCAGGCGAAAACGCGAATTCATTTCCGATGAGAAGAAAGACGCCTCCTACTGGGAGAAACGCCGCAAGAACAACGAGGCGGCCAAGCGCTCGCGCGAGAAGCGGCGTCTCAACGACATGGTCTTGGAGAACCGGGTCATCGCGCTGAACGACGAAAACGTCAGGCTCAAGACGGAGCTGCTGCAGTTGAAGCTGCGCTTCGGCCTGATAAGCACCGCCTCGTACATCGAAAAGAGCCAACAGATCGAGGGAAGCGACGGCGCGGGAAACGgaggctcctcctcctcgtcgtcctctCAGTACTACTCCAGCGGCTACTCCAGCGGCTCGCAGGTGATGATGAACTCGGATTCCTCCGAAACCGAGCAGTGCGGCCTCGGCGAGGGCCACAGGCAGATGGCCAAGTACTCGCCCCGCGGTTCCCTGTCCGACCTGTCGGACGGCTCCTCCAGAGACAGCCCGGAGCCCGTTCCCTTTGAGATCAAGCAAGAAGGCGACGGGCTGGAGATGGACATCGCCGACGGCACCGCCAGCACCCAGATCATGTTCAACATCCATCCGGGTCTGGCCTCGGTTCCCACTCATCACCAGCTCCGGCAGAATTCGCAGGAGACGGAGGCGGCCTATCAGGAGCAGCATCGTCACCAGCAACCACCCCGCCAGGAGTCCGTTTCCTCCGTCGGCGGCCAGGTGGCCCCTCATCCGCCGGCCGCCCAGAGGAGCGTCATTCTCTTTTGTCCCGTCGACAGCTTGACACGGAGCCAAGATAGCGACGCAGGCCGAcggccgcgggccttcgcggaGACCTGCGCCGAGCCTCTCGCTGAGGGGATGAAACAGCCCGGGAGGAAAACGCCGGACTCGGCCCTGTACGAGCTCTCGGGCAGCCTCCATGAAGACGGACAAGGACGAGGCTACACGACTTGCCCGTCTCCCCAGCAGGGCTCTCGTTTGCCCAGAGAGTTTATCCACAAACACGTGGAGGAAGTCATCCAATGCCGTCTGTACGGCCAGCAGCCTCCTCCTTCGT
This region of Hippocampus zosterae strain Florida chromosome 17, ASM2543408v3, whole genome shotgun sequence genomic DNA includes:
- the LOC127589577 gene encoding uncharacterized protein LOC127589577 encodes the protein MENLTSVLQNSGSSITCLETFAGYEESMPSLQGTPPRIGRILKPKGNMSCRRKREFISDEKKDASYWEKRRKNNEAAKRSREKRRLNDMVLENRVIALNDENVRLKTELLQLKLRFGLISTASYIEKSQQIEGSDGAGNGGSSSSSSSQYYSSGYSSGSQVMMNSDSSETEQCGLGEGHRQMAKYSPRGSLSDLSDGSSRDSPEPVPFEIKQEGDGLEMDIADGTASTQIMFNIHPGLASVPTHHQLRQNSQETEAAYQEQHRHQQPPRQESVSSVGGQVAPHPPAAQRSVILFCPVDSLTRSQDSDAGRRPRAFAETCAEPLAEGMKQPGRKTPDSALYELSGSLHEDGQGRGYTTCPSPQQGSRLPREFIHKHVEEVIQCRLYGQQPPPSYLSPQDEEPPILSFEGDFPNDAFYQGRSSSSGKDTSSSDGDPRSSDKEASTDEDESPSSSCSDNYNGRLLNGVREPASPQHSSQSRDPRGEVKATALPHKLRLKHRAMSSGGPCESPTTPPSATPPPLPQHPYLSLSPQRSVHRENPSEAVKSVLEGGDGARKHQGKKETAGRRNKRRD